One Henriciella litoralis genomic window carries:
- the soxA gene encoding sulfur oxidation c-type cytochrome SoxA, translating into MKRAGLGLLLLLAGCTEPSAPADTGAELSRPEPLQSGSTFLQPDTRALQEDDFANPGMLWVERGEALFHEARDGHPACASCHEGEDTNLAGVAAHYPAIDDETGELMNIEARINACRTRHQSLEPLAYESEDLLALTAYVAELSRGEPIEVDISGAASPWFEKGRDYFFTRRGQLNLACTQCHDDNWGKQLRGDTISQGHGTGFPGYRLEWQTFGSLQRRLRDCDAGVRAEPLDYGSDDYLAVELYLAKRAEGLPLESPGVRR; encoded by the coding sequence GTGAAGCGGGCAGGCCTTGGCCTTTTGCTGCTTTTGGCGGGCTGCACCGAACCCTCGGCCCCGGCCGATACAGGTGCCGAGCTCTCGCGCCCCGAACCACTCCAGTCAGGCTCAACCTTCCTTCAACCCGATACGCGCGCCCTGCAGGAGGATGATTTCGCCAATCCCGGCATGCTTTGGGTTGAACGCGGCGAGGCCCTCTTTCACGAAGCCCGCGACGGTCACCCCGCCTGCGCATCCTGCCATGAGGGCGAGGACACAAATCTTGCGGGCGTCGCCGCTCACTATCCGGCTATCGATGATGAGACCGGCGAGTTGATGAACATCGAAGCGCGCATCAATGCCTGCCGCACCCGTCATCAATCACTCGAACCACTCGCCTATGAGAGCGAAGACCTTCTGGCGCTAACCGCCTATGTCGCGGAGCTGTCGCGCGGCGAACCGATAGAGGTCGATATCAGCGGTGCAGCCTCGCCCTGGTTCGAAAAGGGCCGCGACTATTTCTTTACCCGTCGCGGCCAGCTCAACCTCGCCTGCACCCAATGCCACGACGATAATTGGGGCAAACAGCTGCGCGGCGACACGATCAGCCAGGGCCATGGCACGGGCTTTCCGGGCTACCGGCTTGAATGGCAGACGTTCGGCTCCCTGCAACGGCGCCTGCGCGATTGCGACGCCGGTGTGCGCGCCGAACCGCTGGATTATGGCTCGGACGACTATCTCGCCGTTGAACTATACCTCGCCAAGCGCGCCGAAGGCTTGCCACTGGAATCGCCCGGGGTCCGGCGATGA
- the soxZ gene encoding thiosulfate oxidation carrier complex protein SoxZ produces MATIRIAAPDTASKGEVIELKALIQHPMETGYRRDSKGEEVKRNIIKQFVCTYDGETVFEAEFYPGIAANPILTFYTKATKSGPIEFRWTDEFGESWAQTHELTVK; encoded by the coding sequence ATGGCCACCATCCGCATCGCCGCCCCCGACACCGCCAGCAAAGGCGAAGTGATCGAACTGAAAGCCCTGATCCAGCACCCGATGGAGACAGGCTATCGCCGCGACTCCAAAGGCGAGGAGGTCAAGCGCAACATCATCAAGCAATTTGTCTGCACCTATGATGGCGAGACGGTCTTCGAGGCCGAATTCTATCCCGGCATCGCCGCCAATCCCATCCTCACCTTCTATACCAAGGCGACAAAGTCCGGCCCGATCGAATTCCGCTGGACCGACGAGTTCGGTGAGAGCTGGGCACAGACCCATGAGCTGACGGTAAAGTGA
- a CDS encoding SoxY-related AACIE arm protein yields the protein MDDMNKTAPHIDRRTLLLTGAAGLAAVMLPATASAEVADADAYILKTFGDRPIKDGKVTLTLPPIAENGNSVALKVSVDSPMTKRNHVKRIVIVSPRNPIAEIAEFKLGPRAGKAEVSTRIRMAGTQTIRAIAEMNDGSLWRGTASTVVTLAACIIG from the coding sequence ATGGATGATATGAACAAGACCGCGCCGCACATTGATCGACGCACGCTGCTGCTAACGGGCGCCGCAGGTCTTGCTGCGGTCATGCTCCCCGCCACGGCGAGCGCTGAAGTTGCCGATGCCGACGCCTATATCCTGAAGACATTCGGAGACCGTCCGATCAAGGATGGCAAGGTCACCCTCACCCTGCCGCCAATTGCTGAGAACGGTAACTCCGTCGCCCTCAAGGTCAGCGTCGACAGCCCGATGACGAAACGCAATCACGTCAAACGCATCGTCATCGTCTCTCCGCGCAATCCGATCGCCGAGATCGCTGAATTCAAACTCGGCCCCCGCGCCGGCAAGGCCGAAGTCTCAACCCGTATCCGCATGGCTGGCACGCAGACCATTCGCGCCATTGCCGAGATGAATGATGGCAGCCTCTGGCGCGGCACGGCCAGCACGGTCGTCACGCTCGCCGCCTGCATCATCGGATAG
- the soxX gene encoding sulfur oxidation c-type cytochrome SoxX, whose amino-acid sequence MMRAFAALLLIALPACNQPSDTRLATPVTIEADTIPKSLMGLTGDAVRGEKVFAEREQGHCVLCHAIDGLDADFQGDVGPTLTAVGTRLTPAQIRLRVADAQKIWPETVMPSYYRTGDLNQVAPEYQGKPALTASQIEDLVAYLSGQEG is encoded by the coding sequence ATGATGAGAGCGTTCGCAGCCCTGCTGCTGATTGCCCTACCTGCCTGCAACCAGCCTTCCGACACGCGTCTCGCGACGCCCGTCACGATTGAAGCCGATACTATCCCAAAATCGCTCATGGGCCTGACCGGCGATGCGGTCCGGGGCGAAAAGGTGTTCGCCGAGCGCGAACAGGGCCACTGCGTCCTCTGCCACGCGATTGATGGATTAGATGCAGATTTTCAGGGCGATGTCGGCCCAACTCTGACCGCTGTCGGCACCCGGCTTACCCCCGCGCAGATACGCCTTCGCGTCGCCGACGCACAAAAAATCTGGCCTGAGACGGTGATGCCATCATATTATCGCACAGGAGACCTCAATCAGGTCGCTCCCGAATATCAGGGCAAACCTGCCCTGACGGCCAGCCAGATCGAGGATCTGGTCGCCTATCTGTCGGGCCAGGAAGGCTGA